From the Chrysemys picta bellii isolate R12L10 unplaced genomic scaffold, ASM1138683v2 scaf2622, whole genome shotgun sequence genome, the window CCATGGGTAAATTAGAGGACGCATCACCTGTGGACATGACTCAATCCCTGCTCAGCTACTATGGAGAGGACTATGGGGCGGAAGTGACAGTGAATGTGCTGAAATCTATAAACAGGAGAGATCTGGCTGAGAAACTCTCTGAGACACTGAGACCTGGTAAGAAATAACCTAGGGAGAGCTCTGCCCTGCAcagtgtgtgcgtgtggggggagggaggag encodes:
- the LOC135980313 gene encoding apoptosis-associated speck-like protein containing a CARD — protein: MQQRLAAQRAEEGDAMEKAVSDCLHDILEELTKNELKKFKLKLNKFKLKRDYDNIPMGKLEDASPVDMTQSLLSYYGEDYGAEVTVNVLKSINRRDLAEKLSETLRPGKK